One window of the Coriobacteriia bacterium genome contains the following:
- a CDS encoding ATP-binding protein, which translates to MSEQRNGKAVGTVVGVSSTSEFQMQVKPDSVRAQDLVAVDTWEDEKRFRVWAKVGTIERLNPLFPREAAQELAFQGRDPMDSVVSMSREMITATCTVVGVQRDGRLEPPKYPVQPAGQVYIPPADEIESFLVGDTPQHRRLYLGKERGNKDVSVYVDAHMVVSRHLAVLASTGAGKTVATRKLLEELMVKRYPILIFDPHGDYSGLHVAQHTEVTTYLPEIRIGDEEPDAILGFVAGLSGETLTAPQESFLAAAIEVLSEPDLLRQFNAALLEVERPALVKTAARDHFYALAEICEKVMDFKSADDRASLPREIMRVSAALNVGASTANAVRRQTRKAGWQYWNMMKTNRKFARESKPLPANKELKSIIKQAAVAIVSLEGYSDALRQSLVASIMQRLLAERIDDNVPRFLTVIEEAHNFIPNRIDGSDAPSLPVIKQIATEGRKYGMGLVFISQRPSRIDATVLSQANSYLILRIVNPNDQKYIRDVVETMGEDEARSLPNLNTGEALLSGLYTRIPVMVRVEKSISQGSHEEEDFLAYVAKRDGGAMRAAED; encoded by the coding sequence GTGTCGGAACAACGAAACGGCAAGGCTGTTGGGACGGTTGTGGGTGTCAGCTCCACGAGCGAGTTCCAAATGCAGGTCAAACCCGACTCGGTTCGCGCTCAAGACCTGGTTGCGGTCGACACCTGGGAGGACGAGAAGCGGTTTCGAGTGTGGGCGAAGGTCGGCACCATTGAGCGGCTGAACCCACTCTTCCCACGCGAAGCCGCGCAGGAGCTGGCGTTTCAGGGCCGGGATCCCATGGACTCCGTCGTCTCGATGTCACGAGAGATGATCACAGCGACATGCACGGTGGTCGGTGTGCAACGCGACGGGCGGCTGGAACCGCCTAAGTACCCGGTACAGCCGGCTGGTCAGGTATACATCCCGCCCGCCGATGAGATCGAGTCGTTCCTTGTTGGGGATACCCCACAGCATCGCAGGCTCTATTTGGGCAAGGAGCGAGGAAACAAGGACGTCTCCGTCTACGTCGATGCGCACATGGTCGTGTCTCGGCACTTGGCCGTGCTCGCTTCCACGGGTGCGGGCAAGACAGTGGCTACACGCAAGTTGCTTGAGGAGCTGATGGTCAAGCGCTACCCAATCTTGATCTTCGATCCCCACGGGGACTACTCGGGGCTTCACGTTGCGCAGCACACCGAGGTCACCACCTACTTGCCGGAAATCCGCATTGGCGACGAAGAACCGGACGCCATTTTGGGGTTCGTGGCGGGACTGTCGGGCGAGACGCTTACTGCGCCGCAGGAGTCATTCCTAGCTGCCGCAATTGAGGTCCTTAGCGAGCCCGATCTGCTGCGCCAGTTCAACGCCGCCCTGCTTGAGGTGGAGCGCCCAGCGCTTGTGAAGACCGCTGCTAGGGACCACTTCTACGCGCTCGCGGAAATCTGCGAGAAGGTCATGGACTTCAAGAGCGCTGACGACCGGGCCAGTCTGCCGCGCGAGATCATGAGGGTATCGGCTGCGCTCAATGTCGGCGCCAGCACTGCCAACGCCGTTAGGCGACAGACGCGCAAGGCGGGCTGGCAGTACTGGAACATGATGAAGACGAACCGGAAGTTCGCGCGCGAGTCCAAGCCACTCCCGGCGAACAAGGAGCTCAAGTCCATCATCAAGCAGGCCGCGGTAGCCATCGTGTCACTTGAGGGATACTCCGATGCCCTGAGGCAGTCGCTCGTCGCGTCGATTATGCAGCGGCTGCTGGCAGAGCGAATCGATGACAACGTGCCGCGCTTTCTTACAGTCATCGAAGAAGCACACAACTTCATTCCGAACAGAATCGACGGCTCTGATGCACCGTCGCTGCCCGTCATCAAGCAGATTGCGACCGAGGGCCGCAAGTACGGGATGGGACTGGTGTTCATCAGCCAGCGCCCGAGCCGCATCGACGCCACTGTGCTGTCGCAGGCGAACAGCTACTTGATTCTCAGGATCGTGAATCCAAACGACCAAAAGTACATCCGAGATGTCGTGGAGACGATGGGGGAGGACGAGGCGAGATCGCTCCCCAACTTGAACACGGGAGAGGCGCTACTGTCGGGACTCTATACTCGGATTCCCGTGATGGTCCGGGTCGAGAAGAGCATCAGCCAAGGGTCTCACGAGGAAGAGGACTTCCTTGC
- a CDS encoding DNA double-strand break repair nuclease NurA yields MTVTDPANLNGNPDLFIRIAENALTVADELREDYFKSTLGLARSMRDEFRRGEGTYRISRIPLDEQTPCAVAFVDGGLSKIDVGLGVPLIVRAGIFRVKQGERDLEKRETFDHFPLMLGQLRGGLKASSKYGDVVRELVELGALVTALEDERFSDIRVLMLHGPLQFVSGPFFEHWFYPEDYEQMLGMSDDRPHVQEVLGAFAGWCEACVHRETGRCSQDLEDQHLPAVCMMAFLQEYVFRRAAENGVLLCGVVERSFGRSITKYVVKRMLDREPEVFGSLLESLAIDSKAAGVQADAILDATRYNDAVLLALALDRGEQLDWYPVEPTSRIRDERAALFPHVQTTFVRTTSAKYPMRIEVPASYVSADLDEIVCRSFEYANLLPNYAFPIGLDIVDKYAAIPGWMTKAYRQLILAQYGRLLAGEYVDMTDVERLQMMVLTQGQGGRKRTDRPGV; encoded by the coding sequence GTGACTGTCACTGACCCAGCCAACCTCAATGGCAACCCGGACCTCTTCATCCGGATTGCCGAGAATGCGCTCACCGTCGCCGATGAACTCCGCGAGGACTACTTCAAGTCCACGCTGGGACTCGCGCGTTCGATGCGCGATGAGTTTCGGCGAGGCGAGGGCACCTACCGAATCAGCCGCATCCCCCTCGATGAGCAGACGCCCTGCGCTGTCGCGTTCGTGGACGGCGGACTGTCGAAGATCGACGTTGGACTTGGCGTGCCCCTGATTGTTCGCGCGGGTATCTTTCGTGTGAAGCAAGGCGAGCGGGATCTGGAGAAACGCGAGACGTTCGACCATTTCCCGCTCATGCTCGGACAACTCCGCGGCGGCCTGAAGGCGAGTTCGAAGTACGGCGACGTCGTGCGGGAGCTCGTTGAGCTCGGGGCTCTAGTGACAGCGCTCGAGGACGAGCGCTTCTCGGACATTCGAGTCCTGATGCTCCACGGTCCGCTGCAGTTTGTGAGCGGCCCGTTCTTCGAGCACTGGTTCTACCCCGAAGACTACGAGCAGATGCTCGGTATGTCTGATGACCGTCCGCATGTTCAAGAGGTCCTCGGTGCGTTCGCCGGCTGGTGCGAAGCATGCGTGCACCGCGAGACCGGCCGCTGCAGCCAGGACCTTGAGGATCAACACCTACCGGCCGTTTGCATGATGGCATTCCTGCAGGAGTACGTGTTCAGGCGTGCCGCGGAGAATGGCGTTCTCCTTTGCGGTGTGGTCGAGCGTTCATTCGGCCGCAGCATCACCAAGTACGTCGTCAAGCGGATGCTCGATCGGGAGCCCGAGGTCTTCGGTTCACTGCTCGAATCGCTCGCGATTGATTCGAAGGCTGCGGGCGTCCAAGCGGATGCGATCCTCGACGCGACTCGCTACAACGATGCGGTGCTGCTCGCTCTCGCACTTGATCGGGGCGAACAGCTCGATTGGTATCCGGTCGAGCCCACTTCTCGGATCCGTGATGAGCGCGCTGCGCTATTCCCGCACGTGCAGACGACGTTTGTTCGCACAACGTCCGCCAAGTACCCGATGCGCATCGAGGTGCCTGCTTCGTACGTGTCGGCAGACCTTGATGAGATCGTATGCAGGTCATTCGAGTACGCCAACCTGCTTCCGAACTACGCGTTTCCAATCGGACTCGACATCGTGGACAAGTACGCCGCGATACCTGGATGGATGACGAAGGCGTACAGACAGCTGATTCTTGCGCAGTACGGACGGCTGCTGGCGGGCGAGTATGTGGACATGACCGACGTCGAGCGACTACAGATGATGGTCCTGACTCAGGGCCAAGGTGGCCGCAAGCGCACGGACAGACCGGGGGTATAG
- a CDS encoding SWF/SNF helicase family protein encodes MNELSHYDSGPVMGNLKDFQRRTAEYVFQRLYLDDDCTHRFLVADEVGLGKTLVAKGIVAKTVEHLWDKCPRIDIVYMCSSGEIARQNLNRLRIPGVDSPTEATRLTLLPLVLDRLELQPGEEHRVNFVSLTPATSFQFGYSLGSAEERVVLYHLIDQAWGIAGRSAPFNILHGGMNRSWFESWVKEPERRDKLRQSALGRDFVDTLQKRPDLKERWDELCTLLPRRRESYGRIPDEIRWKVAAWIRDMRHTLAQECLKALEPDLIILDEFQRFKPLLSGTDAAAQLAHELFEYSDAPDADKTSPAAVRTLLLSATPYKMYTRAGDESGDDHYSDFLDTLEFLRRGESNPADLTRLVDDYRSALYEAGEAGDDVRLGETRDSLASELRRFMVRTERLATSEDRDGMLQILPTGPIAPSATDLGAYRGMQCLAREAKQPDVMEYWKSAPYLLSYLTNYKVHREITDRIAEDAAFAQLASTQLRAGNALSLNPEAIDAYEQIDPSHARTQWLAEETIEKGLWKLLWLPPTMPYYALAEPFKSVDMRPFTKRLVFSSWAVVPRAVASLLSYEAERRMLGVDPGWGKEPAVYTTRRQRRPLRFQVKEGTLDTASLWTLVYPSRFLADTVDPLVLGRLLGNGKLASALKLQIEAERILKPHLERMLDAYRDSIDPAARSVDWYWAAPILLDAIASPAATAEWFDWNRLASVFVEEAEATAEDGSRATRRAVDEVGRLLRGELKLGIPPKDLLAAVASTGLAGPAVCGLRSLLRVAPDLPPDELPVALDAAAAIAWGFRALFNGEEAISVVRGLAPRKTGAYWRRVLSYCLAGGIQPVLDEYAHLLRETTGNAESTPGTTIGDVSRVLAAAVSLGSAQLRPQSYDKNGRGKDIALRSLFALPFNDAGDTDQKADRLQRVREAFNSPFRPFVLITTSVGQEGLDFHSYCHSVVHWNLPGNPVDLEQREGRVHRYKGHAVRKNVARRHGQLGSSHVLEGEGPVPDPWRVAFDSASEGKSDAASDLVPYWIYPEVFTSKDARVVRQVPFSPLSRDADSYLRLTRSLAIYRMVFGQARQEDLVSYLLSKMGEGGSAERIAGMAPINLEPP; translated from the coding sequence ATGAACGAGCTGAGCCACTACGACTCGGGCCCCGTCATGGGCAACCTGAAGGACTTCCAGCGCCGCACTGCCGAGTATGTCTTTCAGCGCCTCTACCTCGATGATGACTGCACCCATCGGTTCTTGGTCGCCGACGAGGTCGGCCTGGGCAAGACGCTCGTGGCAAAGGGAATCGTCGCGAAGACCGTTGAGCACCTGTGGGACAAGTGCCCGAGAATCGACATCGTCTACATGTGCTCCAGCGGAGAGATCGCACGCCAGAACCTGAACCGGCTGCGCATCCCCGGGGTCGACTCGCCCACAGAGGCAACCCGGCTCACACTCCTGCCATTGGTGCTCGACCGGCTTGAGCTGCAGCCGGGCGAAGAGCACCGGGTGAACTTCGTCTCGTTGACTCCAGCAACGTCGTTTCAGTTCGGCTACTCCCTTGGGAGCGCAGAAGAGCGCGTCGTTCTCTACCACCTGATCGACCAGGCATGGGGCATCGCGGGACGTTCCGCCCCGTTCAACATCCTGCATGGCGGTATGAATCGAAGCTGGTTCGAGAGCTGGGTGAAGGAACCGGAACGGCGCGACAAGCTGCGGCAGAGCGCGCTGGGGCGCGACTTCGTCGATACGCTTCAGAAGCGTCCCGATCTGAAGGAGCGATGGGACGAGCTGTGTACGCTCCTGCCCAGACGCCGCGAATCCTATGGCAGAATCCCCGACGAGATCCGTTGGAAGGTCGCTGCCTGGATTCGCGACATGAGGCACACGCTGGCCCAAGAGTGCCTCAAGGCGCTCGAGCCCGACCTCATCATTCTTGACGAGTTTCAGCGCTTCAAGCCGCTGCTCAGTGGGACCGACGCCGCAGCTCAGCTCGCCCATGAGCTCTTCGAGTACTCGGATGCACCCGATGCCGACAAGACCAGCCCCGCGGCGGTGCGCACGCTCCTGCTCTCGGCGACGCCCTACAAGATGTACACCCGTGCAGGTGACGAGTCTGGCGACGACCACTATTCGGACTTCCTGGACACCCTCGAATTCCTACGCCGTGGCGAGTCCAACCCAGCAGATCTCACGCGGCTGGTCGATGACTACCGCTCTGCGCTCTACGAAGCCGGCGAGGCCGGCGACGACGTACGCCTAGGGGAGACACGTGACTCGCTCGCTTCCGAGCTGCGGCGATTCATGGTGCGGACTGAGCGTCTGGCGACGAGCGAAGACCGCGACGGAATGCTGCAGATCCTGCCAACCGGTCCCATCGCGCCATCTGCAACGGACCTGGGAGCGTATCGCGGCATGCAATGCCTCGCACGCGAAGCGAAGCAGCCCGACGTGATGGAGTACTGGAAGTCAGCGCCCTACCTACTCAGCTACCTGACCAACTATAAGGTGCATCGTGAGATCACCGATCGAATCGCCGAAGATGCCGCCTTCGCGCAGCTCGCCTCCACGCAGCTAAGAGCGGGCAATGCACTGTCGCTGAACCCCGAGGCAATCGACGCCTACGAGCAGATCGACCCGTCGCACGCCAGAACCCAATGGCTTGCCGAGGAGACTATCGAAAAGGGTCTCTGGAAGCTGCTCTGGCTGCCGCCCACGATGCCGTACTACGCTTTGGCCGAGCCATTCAAGAGCGTGGACATGCGGCCGTTCACCAAGCGACTGGTCTTCTCGTCATGGGCGGTGGTACCGCGCGCAGTGGCATCCCTGCTGAGTTACGAGGCAGAACGCCGCATGCTTGGAGTCGATCCCGGGTGGGGCAAGGAGCCAGCCGTCTATACGACGCGAAGGCAGCGTCGGCCACTCCGATTTCAGGTCAAGGAAGGGACGTTGGACACGGCGTCGTTGTGGACACTCGTCTACCCCAGCAGGTTCCTGGCCGACACGGTGGATCCGCTTGTTCTAGGTAGGCTGCTCGGCAACGGCAAACTCGCCTCTGCCCTCAAGCTCCAAATCGAGGCAGAGCGCATCTTGAAACCGCATCTCGAACGCATGCTCGATGCGTACCGCGATTCAATCGACCCCGCGGCGCGCTCCGTCGATTGGTACTGGGCCGCCCCGATTCTTCTCGACGCCATCGCATCGCCAGCCGCAACTGCCGAGTGGTTCGACTGGAACCGACTCGCAAGCGTGTTCGTCGAGGAAGCGGAGGCGACGGCCGAGGACGGTTCTCGTGCGACGCGCCGAGCAGTCGACGAGGTGGGCCGACTGCTGCGGGGCGAACTGAAGCTCGGTATTCCGCCGAAGGATCTTCTGGCCGCCGTTGCGTCTACCGGACTTGCGGGCCCTGCAGTGTGCGGGCTGAGGTCGCTCTTGCGCGTCGCGCCCGATCTTCCGCCCGATGAGCTCCCCGTAGCTCTCGATGCAGCCGCCGCCATCGCCTGGGGATTCCGCGCACTCTTCAACGGAGAGGAAGCAATCTCCGTGGTACGCGGCCTCGCTCCCCGCAAGACCGGAGCGTACTGGCGTCGCGTCTTGTCGTACTGTCTCGCTGGGGGCATCCAACCGGTACTCGATGAGTACGCGCACCTCCTGCGAGAGACAACGGGTAACGCCGAATCCACGCCCGGCACTACGATCGGGGATGTATCGCGCGTGCTGGCTGCGGCTGTGTCGCTTGGCTCAGCGCAACTCCGGCCGCAGTCCTACGACAAGAACGGTCGGGGCAAGGACATCGCGCTGCGCAGCCTCTTCGCGCTGCCGTTCAACGATGCCGGAGACACCGACCAGAAGGCCGATCGGCTCCAGCGTGTGCGAGAGGCGTTCAACTCGCCCTTCAGGCCCTTCGTGCTCATAACAACTTCAGTAGGCCAGGAGGGTCTGGATTTCCATTCGTATTGCCACTCGGTGGTGCACTGGAATCTGCCCGGCAACCCTGTTGATCTCGAGCAACGCGAGGGTCGGGTACACCGCTACAAGGGTCACGCTGTGCGCAAGAACGTGGCGCGGCGGCACGGCCAGCTTGGCTCGTCACACGTGCTCGAGGGAGAGGGCCCCGTGCCCGACCCGTGGCGGGTGGCCTTCGACTCAGCTAGTGAGGGTAAGTCCGACGCAGCATCGGACCTGGTGCCCTACTGGATCTACCCCGAGGTCTTCACGAGCAAAGACGCCCGAGTTGTCCGACAGGTGCCCTTCTCGCCGCTGTCTCGCGACGCGGACTCATACCTGCGTCTGACCAGATCTCTGGCCATCTACCGCATGGTGTTCGGCCAGGCACGCCAGGAGGATCTCGTCTCGTATCTGCTCTCGAAGATGGGCGAAGGCGGAAGCGCGGAGCGAATCGCGGGGATGGCGCCCATCAACTTGGAGCCCCCCTGA